The sequence below is a genomic window from Acropora palmata chromosome 5, jaAcrPala1.3, whole genome shotgun sequence.
GTTTTCTCCATTGCTGGTGACGTTATAGTCCTGAAGTATATTTTCCACACAAATTTGATCCATCTTGCAAGCTTCATACCACTCATCACAAAAGCCAGAACAAACTGGTACACCTTTAATAAGAAAGGATAAATGTAAATACTTCATCGAATTACTAACCAAATCCccaaaattttatatttctctGGAGACACATCCATTTAACTGGTGTGCTGCACTTCcagaaacaaagcaatttGCCAATAgtcaaaataataacaacttACAAACACAAGCAAAATTTCTTTACCTGTAATAGCTCCTTTTACATTTGGAATCGCATAATGGTAAACATATGGAGAACATTGGTAAAAACACTCCTGAAAGAGAATCACTCCACATGTTATCTCCACAAGAAAAGCATGTCCTTACAAGCAGTTTAACCTGATATCAAACAATTGATAATCAAAGTCCTTTTTCTATTATTCTCCAAGATGTGTTACCATAAATAACACATTCATCCCTGCGTTTTTTCTGACAATGAATCCTGTTTGTGCAATTCAGAAACAAATCTCTCACTAGTTCTTTCTCAATCATAACAAAGTTGGCTTTTCAAACATCAAAaaggagtattttgttaagaCTGAAGAAGTAATCTTTCAATACCAGATGGTCGAGGTATAAGAGCAACTTTTTCCTATAAGATCAAAGATCAACTGATACATGATATATGTGATTGTGCTATTTTCTTATAAAAGCTAAATACAACATATTTAACAACCACGTATTATAGCAAATAAATTTAATAGCTGTCAGATCTCTAGCTAGAGAACATAAACATTACGTAACACGTGTACGACTGCATCTGAAAAGAGCAGGAAATGGAGTTCTGGAGTTGTGAACTGTCCTGTTTTTCTGCAGCCAAAATTGGCAGCAACCACTGATAACTCAAAGGGGACTTTGGACACACAGTTCagaggtttcaatagaaggcGGCTACCGGCGATAGACCGCCGGCTACTTAGCTCACAGATCGTATTAGACATTTCCCAGAAAAGTTCAATCGCTGTCtttcttgaaagtaaaatagcCGTTTTTGCTTCACTAGCCAAGAATCTTATTTCCTAAACCTCTGAATGAtagccattttgttaaaaaaaaaaaccttgcggcttgtttacaaattcgaGCAAATCACGGAGGCTTGCCGTTATCCGTAGCAAATTAACCACTGTTTCGTCGCGCAAGTTTCCTGTCACAGTTGTTATGTAATATTTGCGTGACACTCCACGTGAGCTCAAAGTACCTGTGACGTTCTAAATAGGCGAAAAGACAAGGCGTCCTGGACAATTTTTTCGCCgttgtgccaaaaaaaaatcaaaagatggGTTATTAGCGATTTTATAAATTCGGTTTTTCAACATAATAGATTTGCCCTGACTGATGTAAATGAGCTAGCAAAGATCACGACCTCCTAACGATGTTGAATATGCGACCAGTGAAGTTCGTTGTCCACAGGATAGTTTGGAAGCAACCTCACTAATAAACATTGTAATAACAATATGCACGGTGATTGTTAATAGAATGCTAAATGGTGAAAACAAGCCGCTCTTTTTcctcaaacctttttcaaatcgtttcggtgttcgctttcaaaatgttacgTTTCTCAATCAcgtagtatttcttttttttactagtattttatagaataaagttgttgatgaTTTTAGGCTAACCACTGTCCATGATTTTCCGTTCATTCGCGAAACGTTCACAGGGCTCTTTACCCATAAGTCTCATCACtcgttttccttgcctttttaGACGAAAATACCCCTcggaaaatgctggaaaatgcatttcttagtgtctactaggtttcaaaattttctgggggagcatgcccctaGACCCCCCTAGAGGCTTGCGCCTTCGCCGCTCATCTGCCTAGACGTCTACTTTTGCAATACAGCCTGCTACTCAAAAACTTATTGAAAGCCCTGACAGTTACATACACTGAATGATATCTCCGGTAATGCTATGAAACTCAAAGAGAGTATGAAAAAATAGCTATAGCTTGCGCGCTACAAAGGAAACGAACGTAACATACGGGAGAAACGCACTATTCTGTGACTAGTCTCTCATTTCGTCAAGTGGTAAAAATTGGGCAAAATTGGAGCGCACACGAGAAATTCGAGGAACACGTTCTCCTCCCGTCGACGCTTTACCTCCAAATTTCGGGCGCAAATATGTACTCGCAGTAAAAGAATGTACCTATTATTATAAATGCAAAAGAGGAAACGAACCTGTTTGACCCAAAACTGCTGGCATTTTTCAGACAGCTGTCCACATCGATGCCACGAATGATTGTACAAGTTTTTTGTCTCATTGGCCACCAACTCCACCGTGAATTCTGCAGTGCAGCAACTATTGTCTTTGAAAGCATGACAGGTTTTAAACTCATTTGTTTCTGGAGAGGGCGAGGGCTTATGGTAAGGTCCATCGATGCATTGCCCCTCATTTGCGAGAGAAAAAGTGATTTGGCAAGACAAAATGTAGCAAACTATCCATGAAAACTTCATCATCTTTAAAGTTTGGTTCTCAAGAATGGGGACAGAACCAGAACCTTCGCTCCACTTATAACCCTGTACACGACGTGCATGCAGTAACCTGCAAAATGCATGAAGAACTGAGCATGAGCGGAGCGTGCTGCAACATGATCAGTTTGGTTTTCACAAGGGAGGTGACGGAAATATTCAACAATTTAAAGATAGAGCAAACTTCAGGTACTTTAATTGATTTATTGAGATTTAGCAATAAGTGAAACTATCAATTTCATAcatgaaaaagagcaaaaaaaaaggtttttgcaATTCCGCAAAGAAGATTTCTTGATGGGGTAGGTCAATTCTCTTTTATACTCTTCACCAGGTCTGCTTGCTTACGCCTACAACGCCTGTATGATAAGCACTAACCGATGAAGAAAGTTTATAAGAAGTGGTCACAAATGTGATGTGTTTATGGCATATCTAGGGTGAAAATTGTTGTCATGAAAGGCCTAAAACGCAGAAACGATGATTGTGAGTGATCAGtgaattttgatatttaaatgCAATTGGGCTAAAAATCACAACAACTGATTTTGAGAGACACGGGAAGAACTTGCCCTATCAGCTCAGCATTAGCTCAGACAGGCTTAGCGTGTCGTAAGAATGATTTGTCATTTAATATGGGCCAACTACAGAATAGCACACCACTTCAAACGTGTGAAGTGAAGTCAAGTGAGCGAAATAATTTTCCACTGTTTGGAAGGTTAAACAGTTTATTGATCATCAAGTGAATGAAAGGGTTAGCTCCTAAACCAAATGTGTTGCTGTGGCGGTATAAAGAAgagctaacactcgaaacatGAGCTTCGTAATATTCTGGAGTCGGTAATTTGATGCTTGCCAACTCATAAGATGCTAAGTTTTTGTATATGATTGATCCTGACATTTACACAATAGACTCAGAGGTTACCCCGCTGCCCGAGTTGAAGTTGTTGACACTCCTAATTTCCGTGGCATTTGTCATTTCTGAAGTTGTACTTTCATTTGTTAAAATATGCTCAATGATGTAATAGTCTTAAAATACTTTTTGACATgagctttctcgttttgacaCATCATTTCTATAAATGATCATGACATTTACACAAAAGACTTGGAGGTTACCCTTGTGCCTGAGTTGAAGGTGTTGACATGCCTAATTTCTGTGGCATTTGTCATTTCTGAAGTTTTAGTTTATTTGCTAAACTACGACATGTGACTTTTGTTGCTCTGACACATCCATTTCTATAAATTtctaaattttaaagtttgaaatttttttcagcctCAAAGTCATCAAAAAAGTCAAAGAAAAGCAAGGTATTTTCCTGTACTAGAGAGAAATATTATGTGCCGTACAATTTACAAGGGATTATCAAAGCTGCATTTCAAACAGATTCACTCTCTTGACATTTTTGTAGACAGAGGAAGAGGATGAATATGGTGAAGAGGAATACACAGATGATGGTATGATaaatatcattttgaaaatgtgcaTTTTTCAGGGTTGGATCCAACCCATGTTCTGCTATTTTAAATGAAGTACATGATGGTAAATCTTGTTTAACAACTACCTCGGTAAGTGAaggttgggtgcctgagaCATCCTGGACTGCACAGATACCTGGCAAAACCCAACCATGAGCTCCCAGGTTCCTGAGAAGACAGGCACCCTTCACACAGATAAACAGTGGAAAGAAGAGGGGGAACAGGGGAGGGATAGGAAATAGTGCTGAACGCGCCACACAAAATGCTCCTCCTTCCCACCATGCTGATACATTTTAAGCTCTACAACCCAAAGCACAGGGAATCTGACGCATGCGCAAGTAATTAACAAAACCACAGACAACAATCATTGGCAGGAGTCTCTCCTAGTTGTTAACTTAGTTAAATCCTGTTTAACctcattaaaatattatttgcatCATACGTTCTTTTACTGGTATGTTTACAAGTGATCTATAAGGGTTTTGAGCAAGTATTTGAGCTGGGGGAGGGGTACTTGACACAGCTTTTTAGGATGTGCTACTGACATTTCAGAACCAAGCTCAAAGATCCagtgatttgttttttcttttttttttcttttttaccctGAAAAGTGATGTTgattctttgaaaattgcacatgACAGTTCATTATTGTTCACTGTAGTGGAAGTTGCTCCTAAGTCATCGTCTGCTACCGTTACAGATCAAGCAAATGAAGTGAGTATATCAACAAACTTTGTAATTTGCATTCATTTGGTCTTTCATTCTATTTTTGGATTTGATGTCCTGAAATGTTGAATATTGattgaaatatatattttgaaatgtaagGATGAGTTTGGAGCCAAAGATTATCGCAAGCTGATTGATTTGAAAGCAGACCATTCCTCCAGACCCCTCTGGGTGGTAAGTCTTGAGAGTCTCCTATTTTAAACTCACAATATTTGCACAGAGACTACAAAATTCAATGTATGTTGATAGAACAGAAACAGAAagtatttctatttttttttttttttaccatttaactttttttgtggTTTAACTTGACATACCTAATTATGTTCATTTTTGTTAGGGCTTTGGAGTTATCAGTTAAATGTATGCACCCAATTATTTAACCATCTGTATTTCAGGAAGTGTCATAAATTATCGTTATTACAATTCAAGCTTCAAAGTTAGTGATGACTTGCCAAATACgacagtttttcaaagtttaCATTTCAGTATTGATTTGGAATCATAATGTTTCTCTTTCTCCATAAATTATAACACTAATTATTCGTCTTTTATTGTCAGGCGCCTGACGGCCACATTTTCTTGGAGTCTTTTTCTCCAGTGTATAAACATGCTCATGACTTTCTCATAGCTATTTCAGAGGTATGTTTAATTCATAATGACATCAAAATATTTGAACTTAACACATGattttattgcatttatatTCTGCGACAAACACTTCATGATAACTTCAGTATGCAACTTCAGGCCAGTGCTTATTATCTCTCTAAGGACTATTTGACCGGTGTGATATTCATTTCAATGTAAAGAtgatgaatttgtttttattaacaGCCTGTTTGTAGACCAGAACATATCCACGAGTATAGGTATGTaggtgcaaaatttttctaATGTCTACAATTAAATCCTGATGTAATCAGAGGCTGATGGATTTCCATGTAATAATCATTGGCTTTTCACTTTTAGGAacagagaaaaacaataatttttatttgaatgttGAGTAAATGagagtaaataaataaatgagcttaatattgttgttttcaCCACTGTACCACCTATAGCCATCTTGAACTGATTCTGCCCTCTGAAACTGATTCAATTGGGTTCAAAAGGTTATTGGGTTATTATCAGCATGGCCATTTGGGCAGGTCGTTGGGCTTGTGGCGATCCTTAGTTCCAGTCCCTCTCTGACCACTAGGTGGATTTGTTCCATGTAGTTtctggttcaactccttggCTACGCTTGTATTAGCCAACCGATCTGCTTTCTGACAGATGGGATTTTCAGCTTGGGATAGCCAGTACATAAGCTACTGAGtcttcagtaataattattattattattgatgctATGCTTGGTAAATaaattgctattattatttggaAAACCTCACTCTAGTGAAAACTtgaaccattaattttgtatttcagGTTGACAGCTTATTCTCTTTATGCTGCTGTGTCAGTTGGCCttcaggtaaaaaaaaaataggatgCATTGACTGAACTCTCCTAAAATTAAATTAGTACAATGTAACATCACGGTATTTTAAGTGAACATTATTTAGATTCTCTCTTTTTCACACCCAGACAAGTGATATCATTGAATATTTGCGACGCTTAAGCAAGACCACAATTCCTGATGGAATAATCCAATTTATTAAGGTGTGTCATTACTAAGCTATGAACTAAGGAAATTGTAATGAAACTGAAGTATTTCAGTGTAATTATATATTGCGTTGTTGATTAAAATTACATCAAAGTTCAGGTTAAAGCAATAATTTCAACCCATCAGTATCTTGATTTAATTTACTTTGCCTGAATAATTTACAGATGAAAGGAAACCCAGAATTAAACTTGATTGagttttctttaacttgaattCTGTTATATTAACCTGTAACAAATCCATCTTGTTGAATTATGctttttggacatttttctcagtggcaaataatgaataattctttttgtaaatatgCTGGGTGGATTACTTTTCAGATTTGCACTCTTAGCTATGGCAAAGTGAAACTTGTCTTGAAACACAACAGATACTTTGTGGAGAGCAACTTTCCAGTGAGTTATATACAGTGTGATGCACCCTTTTGTTGTTGAATAATGTACAGTAATATCCTGGATTGCAATCATTTCAGTAACTTTAATGATAGCCATCTTGTCAATAATTTGATAGGAGGTTCTACAGCATCTACTGCAAGATTCAGCAATTGAGCATTGCCGCACAAGAACAGTTGACGACTTTCAGAATGAGTTGAGGGAAGATCAACTGATTAAGTCCTCTGTTGGTGGAAAGGCCTCCCTAAAGGTGCATATTGacgaattttaatttaattgaaataataataattctaatattattattagtagtaaaatccaaccagtTGTGTATTAGCaatgctgtgttctgattggttgagcttttactaggctatatgttatagcccactagtagtgaAATCACCCaacatatttgtaatgttttggcggcaaaaaaagATTAAAGACTAGCTTTATTTAGCccaagatgttttgtctcaatatttttttgaccagctggttggattttactaaaacaataattttattcgtCTCACCCTCATGAATTCTACGCTATTGAAATACGTTTTTGGCCTTGGTATTTTGAGAAGTACGTAGCAAAATCAGATCAAGAGATGAGGAGGATTTCAGGTTTTTTTGGGCAGACCAATTTAATAACTCTATTTTGTGATAAATTACCTTTATATTTTGTAGCTGAACAAACCACAACCGGAGTCAAATGGTAATTCTTCCCATGCAAATGAACAGGTATGCatagaataaaattattttccccTTGTATTGCGCAGGAACTTTATTGCACCATATAACTGCAGTTGATGATAACAATGATGTTGGCTgtgatgataacaataaagAATAAAGGACAATAATGTTTGGCTTTCTATAACAGTGAGAGATTGCCTTTcatgtgtatttttttataaaacaatttgGATACTATgcacattctgattggtcaaaaacctatGGTCTATTGTGGTGGTAAACTCATAGAAAATTGCTGCtacttacaataataatattactgtttcacaacaataatacaacaaaaatactTTTACCCATGCTACATCTAGGAGTAATAAAAACTTGTTAAAACATGTGCgtgaaagttttgttttataaaagcaatagactacATTTTCTCCAGGTTTACTGCTGTAAGACGTCCTCTTGGGATGTTGGGAGAACACTTGAAAATCTTGTCAATCAGGAGTGGGAATACATCACATAAATTGGGCAGGAGCTTATTTGCTAAGCCAAAGTGAATGATCTGACTTTATTGAATTTGTGACTTGTACTGCAGGAACAGTCTTCAGAAGCACCATCTATTCCTACGGATATCACTGATTACATTGAAAAAATAGATCAGGATGAGGATGAAGAAGAGGTGATTACTGTTCTTATTTTACAGCAGCTGTCGCTGTTTTGAGAGACttctttcaataataataataattattattagtaaatttttagctcaggataatgattttccagctttttgattggttccctaagcccatcatatgagccattatcattcagtttgaccaaataaggaaaaactgatggcgaatttcttgtgctgaaattttggaggttggaaaaaatttttttcgcggcatcttcggtaaagaaaatgtcacgatttgaggaggtttcacccgaaaaaatcaagagaattgcttgaaaatttactaaaacagttattcttctcggacttgccgcatatgagctgataataaccaactcggcctacggccttgttggttatatatatcagctcatatccggcgtgtcctcgaagaataactgttaataatattattctttgaattttgcaaACTTTGTGTTACTGAAATTTTCAGGGTGAGTTACGGAGCCAATTTGGAACAAAGTTCACGGGGTGCACACTCCGGGGGTGGGAGTTGGTAAGGGGGAGAACCCAACATTTCGGCTTACCTGTGGGGGTTTTCTAAGGGGTTTTTCAAAACTGACCCTTGTGCCTGCGAGTTCTGTCAGCAGTAGCATCTTTGTTGCCCGGTTGACATGAAGGACCAGAAATCCCGTTATTTCAGGTTCACACCATACTCAAACCACCAGCAGGGTTTGTTCTTGGTAGTTCACAGTGAAACACCTCATCGTAGTCACTTGTAAGCTACAGCTAACTGGTCTGACCCCAGTGCATAAAGTAGATTTGTGCTGATGTGTTGTTAATGAtgagtttgttgttttgttggcCAAGCCCATAAATTGATTGTAATCAAATTGACAGTGAGAAATTCAAAGATTTTAAAAGTGTCAACAAAAACTATTGAAGTCGTGGATGTTTgctaattatttctttttttttttgttttcagagtCAAACCTATTCCTTTGAGGTGGCTCAGGAACACATAGAAACTTTACAAAGGAAGTAAGTTTGGTAGCATTAAGATGAAAGTTAGCAAAGACTCTGGTTCCTTAGTTTTAAATATATTACTTAAAGTATATccttttacaattttttttacgttctacataactaataattattatttgcagtgACAAATTCATGAAgggataatttttttcatgaaaaattataCAATGTCAAAGAAGTTTCTCACACACCACCGGTAGCTATTCCAAGACTgtgccaaaacaaaaacgttttgaaagGAGTTTTCAAAttctggtttttcttttaaaaacactCTGCTTCTTTGTAGGTGCATTGAGTTGGATTATCCCTTGCTCGCTGAGTATGATTTCAAGAATGATGCTGTAAACCCTGATCTGAAGTACGTAAGTTGTGTGGTCTTGTG
It includes:
- the LOC141881946 gene encoding riboflavin-binding protein-like isoform X1, translated to MMKFSWIVCYILSCQITFSLANEGQCIDGPYHKPSPSPETNEFKTCHAFKDNSCCTAEFTVELVANETKNLYNHSWHRCGQLSEKCQQFWVKQECFYQCSPYVYHYAIPNVKGAITGVPVCSGFCDEWYEACKMDQICVENILQDYNVTSNGENFCPSDKNCTTYKLMYGNGKNLCEKMWASSYIYTWPNADYSNCLMMNGSIPHNATRMMNESMSHTTTPGEKPTVAKGFSLTAWTLLVILMALAVMQ
- the LOC141881946 gene encoding riboflavin-binding protein-like isoform X2, whose protein sequence is MMKFSWIVCYILSCQITFSLANEGQCIDGPYHKPSPSPETNEFKTCHAFKDNSCCTAEFTVELVANETKNLYNHSWHRCGQLSEKCQQFWVKQECFYQCSPYVYHYAIPNVKGAITGVPVCSGFCDEWYEACKMDQICVENILQDYNVTSNGENFCPSDKNCTTYKLMYGNGKNLCEKMWASSYIYTWPNADYSNCLMMNGSIPHTTTPGEKPTVAKGFSLTAWTLLVILMALAVMQ